A genomic stretch from Bradyrhizobium quebecense includes:
- a CDS encoding autotransporter outer membrane beta-barrel domain-containing protein yields MKVRGGVALLIYLCLHAPPAVAVDSTWTGGNSSDWNTASNWSNATVPSGTASFDGNVLTTITFSSAVTTIGTIQFNSAATDYTFAIDNPTGRTVVLNGLGIVGSSGGPTINLAGAFFSSLVFANGSGAGNAILNNRGFLGGIQFVNYSSAQNAVITNNFANLSFRNSSTAANASIFNYNIGSGAGTTFSDTSTAANANILNSGGTALTIFRDQSTAGKATIDNENCGETQFFNSSTASNARIIVGSCGGVTFSNTSTAANAVIANKFVATFGQTATAGNAVITTTNGGLTAFYDSSTAGNATLVTLDASRTAFLGNSNGALARFITNGSGVVDFSLSSGPNNDFKMTAGSIEGAGRYLLGANQLTVGGNNISTEVSGTISDCGPGGHDCGAAGTLLPFTSGSLVKIGTGTMLLSGINTYTGGTTVNGGFLDVMGSIASSSGTTVNSGGALTGSGIVSATTIAAGGIFLPGSGFGTSTSVQGNLAFQSGALYLVQLNSATSTFADVTGKANVSGNVSITINANGIVMKNYMILHAAGGVSGTFDGASAPGALVPTVTYDPTHAYIDFSLNFSAQSNLKLNQTNVADALANFFNSNGGIPTVFATLQPAGLSQASGELATGTQQATFNAMNMFQGVLIDPFITGRSDPVSGAGNANAYADENLAYAAKRKPDDALAAIYTKAPPTASIFEQRWKVWAAGYGGSQRTDGNAVTGSNDTRSSIYGTVVGVDYRISPDTIAGFALGGGGTNFNVNGLGAGRSDLFQAGAFVRHNAGPAYLTGALAYGWQDITTDRTVTVAGIDQLRAQFNASAWSGRIEGGYRFVSQGFGWIPYAAGQFTTFDLPNYAERAIIGANTFVLAYNGKSVTDTRSELGLRTDKAFAAADGILTLRGRVAWAHDFNPDRSIAAVFQTLPGASFVVSGARQASDSALVTAAAEKTWLNGWSAAATFEGEFSNVTESYAGKGMVRYAW; encoded by the coding sequence ATGAAGGTGCGTGGCGGTGTCGCGCTGCTAATCTATCTTTGCCTTCATGCACCGCCGGCAGTTGCAGTCGATAGCACCTGGACAGGGGGGAACAGTAGCGATTGGAATACCGCCTCAAATTGGTCCAATGCGACAGTGCCTTCGGGCACAGCGAGTTTTGACGGCAATGTCCTCACGACGATCACCTTCTCGTCGGCCGTTACCACCATCGGCACAATCCAGTTCAATTCGGCAGCGACCGACTACACGTTCGCGATCGACAATCCTACGGGCCGAACGGTAGTTCTGAACGGCCTTGGAATCGTGGGTTCATCCGGTGGGCCAACCATAAACTTGGCCGGTGCTTTCTTTTCATCGCTTGTGTTCGCAAACGGTAGTGGGGCCGGAAACGCCATACTCAACAACAGGGGGTTCCTCGGAGGAATACAATTTGTGAACTATAGCTCTGCGCAGAATGCAGTCATCACAAATAACTTTGCAAATCTTTCGTTTCGGAACTCCAGCACAGCTGCTAACGCCAGTATCTTCAATTACAACATCGGCAGTGGCGCTGGCACGACTTTTTCCGACACCAGCACGGCAGCGAATGCGAATATTCTGAACAGTGGTGGCACTGCTCTCACTATCTTTCGCGATCAGAGCACGGCTGGCAAAGCCACAATCGACAATGAAAATTGCGGGGAGACCCAGTTTTTTAATTCGAGCACCGCTTCTAACGCGCGCATCATCGTAGGGAGTTGTGGCGGGGTGACATTTAGCAACACCAGCACTGCGGCCAACGCCGTCATCGCCAACAAATTCGTCGCCACCTTCGGTCAGACTGCTACCGCCGGAAACGCCGTGATCACAACGACCAATGGAGGTCTGACGGCCTTTTATGACTCCAGTACGGCAGGAAACGCCACCTTGGTCACGCTCGACGCGAGTAGAACCGCCTTTCTGGGCAACAGCAATGGAGCGCTGGCGCGGTTCATTACCAATGGAAGCGGCGTCGTCGATTTTTCGCTGAGCAGCGGACCGAACAACGATTTCAAAATGACTGCCGGCTCCATCGAGGGGGCTGGACGTTATCTTCTTGGAGCAAACCAGCTCACCGTCGGCGGCAACAATATCAGCACTGAAGTTTCTGGGACCATTAGCGATTGCGGTCCGGGCGGCCATGACTGCGGTGCCGCTGGCACACTGCTCCCATTTACCTCGGGCTCATTGGTCAAAATTGGTACGGGCACGATGCTGTTGTCGGGGATAAACACCTATACAGGCGGCACCACGGTGAACGGCGGATTCCTCGACGTGATGGGCTCGATCGCATCATCCTCCGGCACGACCGTCAATTCCGGCGGTGCGCTGACCGGCTCCGGCATCGTGAGTGCTACAACAATTGCTGCCGGCGGCATCTTCCTGCCTGGCAGCGGCTTCGGCACGTCGACGAGCGTGCAAGGCAACCTCGCTTTCCAGTCGGGGGCGCTCTATCTTGTGCAGCTCAACTCGGCGACATCAACCTTCGCCGATGTCACCGGCAAGGCGAACGTCTCTGGCAATGTCAGCATAACGATCAATGCCAACGGCATCGTGATGAAGAACTACATGATCCTTCATGCGGCGGGTGGTGTCAGCGGAACTTTCGATGGCGCCTCCGCTCCGGGTGCGCTTGTTCCCACCGTCACCTATGATCCGACCCACGCCTACATCGATTTTAGTTTAAACTTCAGCGCGCAGAGCAATCTCAAACTCAACCAGACCAATGTCGCCGACGCGCTCGCAAATTTCTTCAACAGCAACGGCGGCATTCCCACTGTCTTCGCGACGCTGCAGCCTGCGGGCCTGTCACAAGCCTCCGGCGAACTGGCGACGGGAACGCAGCAGGCGACCTTCAACGCTATGAACATGTTCCAGGGCGTGCTGATCGATCCCTTCATCACCGGACGCAGCGATCCGGTCAGCGGGGCCGGCAATGCCAATGCTTATGCCGACGAGAACCTCGCCTACGCCGCTAAGCGTAAGCCTGATGATGCGCTGGCTGCGATTTACACCAAGGCGCCCCCAACGGCGTCGATCTTCGAGCAACGCTGGAAAGTGTGGGCTGCGGGATATGGCGGTTCGCAGCGGACAGACGGCAACGCGGTGACCGGATCGAACGACACTCGCAGCAGCATTTACGGTACGGTCGTGGGCGTCGACTATCGCATCTCACCGGACACGATTGCCGGCTTCGCGCTAGGCGGCGGCGGCACCAACTTCAACGTCAACGGTCTCGGCGCTGGCCGCTCTGATTTGTTCCAGGCCGGCGCGTTCGTCCGTCACAATGCAGGGCCGGCGTATCTCACGGGCGCGCTGGCATATGGCTGGCAGGATATCACGACTGATCGCACGGTAACGGTGGCCGGCATCGACCAATTGCGCGCCCAGTTCAACGCCAGTGCTTGGAGCGGGCGCATCGAAGGCGGCTATCGCTTCGTGTCGCAAGGCTTTGGCTGGATCCCCTATGCGGCAGGACAGTTCACGACGTTCGACCTGCCGAACTACGCCGAACGAGCCATAATCGGCGCCAACACCTTCGTGCTGGCGTACAACGGCAAGAGCGTGACCGACACGCGCAGTGAGCTTGGTCTTCGTACCGACAAGGCCTTTGCAGCGGCCGATGGGATCCTGACGCTGCGCGGCCGTGTCGCGTGGGCCCACGATTTCAATCCGGACCGTTCCATCGCGGCGGTTTTCCAGACGCTACCGGGCGCGAGCTTCGTGGTGAGCGGCGCCAGGCAGGCATCTGACTCGGCACTGGTGACGGCTGCGGCCGAGAAGACATGGCTGAACGGCTGGTCAGCTGCGGCAACATTCGAAGGCGAGTTCTCCAACGTAACCGAGAGCTACGCCGGCAAGGGGATGGTGCGATACGCTTGGTGA
- a CDS encoding replication-associated recombination protein A, which yields MSPKRPHEASNLFAAAGMEQDAPHPLPDRLRPRTLADVVGQDHILGPDGALTRMLETRTLGSLVFWGPPGTGKTTVARLLADATELHFEQISAVFSGVADLKKAFDAARARRETGKGTLLFVDEVHRFNRAQQDSFLPVMEDGTVVLVGATTENPSFELNAALLSRARVLVFHSLDTAAIERLFANAEKIEGKALPLDAEARAVLVRMADGDGRASLTLAEEVWRAARKGEVFNAEQLQAILQRRAPIYDKSADGHYNLISALHKSVRGSDPDAALYYLARMLDAGEDPLFLARRVVRMAVEDIGLADPQALAVCNAAKDAYDFLGSPEGELAIAQAVVYLATAPKSNAVYTAFGAAMQTAKQGGSLLPPKHILNSPTKLMKSEGYGSGYQYDHDAPDAFSGQDYFPEALGRQTFYDPPDRGFEREIRKRLDYWNRLRKERGGR from the coding sequence ATGAGCCCGAAGAGACCGCACGAAGCCAGCAATCTCTTTGCCGCGGCGGGGATGGAGCAGGACGCGCCACACCCGCTGCCGGACCGGTTGCGCCCGCGCACGCTGGCCGACGTCGTCGGTCAGGATCACATCCTCGGCCCCGACGGCGCGCTGACCCGCATGCTGGAGACGCGCACGCTGGGTTCGCTGGTGTTCTGGGGACCACCCGGCACCGGCAAGACCACCGTGGCGCGGCTTCTGGCCGACGCCACCGAGCTGCATTTCGAGCAGATCTCCGCGGTGTTCTCCGGCGTCGCCGACCTGAAGAAGGCGTTCGATGCCGCGCGGGCCCGGCGCGAGACCGGCAAGGGCACGCTGCTGTTCGTCGACGAGGTGCACAGGTTCAACCGCGCGCAACAGGATTCCTTTCTGCCGGTGATGGAGGACGGCACCGTGGTGCTGGTCGGCGCCACCACGGAGAACCCGTCCTTCGAGCTCAACGCGGCGCTGCTGTCACGGGCTCGCGTGCTGGTGTTTCATTCGCTCGATACGGCTGCGATCGAACGGCTGTTTGCCAATGCCGAGAAGATCGAGGGCAAGGCCCTGCCGCTCGATGCGGAAGCGCGCGCCGTGCTGGTGCGGATGGCCGACGGTGACGGCCGCGCCTCGCTGACATTAGCCGAAGAGGTCTGGCGCGCCGCGCGTAAGGGCGAGGTGTTCAACGCCGAGCAGTTGCAGGCCATCCTGCAGCGCCGCGCGCCGATCTACGACAAGTCGGCTGATGGTCACTACAACCTGATCTCGGCGCTGCACAAGTCGGTGCGCGGCTCCGATCCGGATGCTGCATTGTATTATCTCGCGCGCATGCTCGATGCCGGCGAGGACCCGCTGTTCCTGGCGCGACGCGTGGTGCGGATGGCCGTCGAGGACATTGGTCTCGCCGACCCGCAGGCGCTGGCGGTCTGCAACGCGGCGAAGGATGCCTATGATTTCCTGGGCTCGCCGGAGGGCGAGCTCGCGATCGCACAGGCCGTGGTCTATCTCGCCACCGCGCCGAAATCGAACGCGGTGTACACTGCGTTCGGCGCTGCGATGCAGACCGCAAAGCAGGGCGGCTCGCTGCTGCCGCCAAAACACATTCTGAATTCGCCGACCAAGCTGATGAAGTCGGAGGGCTACGGCTCCGGCTATCAGTATGATCACGACGCGCCCGACGCGTTCTCCGGCCAGGACTATTTCCCGGAAGCGCTGGGCCGCCAAACCTTCTACGATCCGCCCGACCGCGGCTTCGAGCGCGAGATCAGGAAACGGCTGGATTACTGGAACAGGCTGCGCAAGGAGCGGGGCGGGAGGTAG
- a CDS encoding DegQ family serine endoprotease — MLRPVRFAAISALCTLAFIGNLSPSAAQDRRVPSSQAELQLSYAPIVQRVQPAVVNVYAAKTVQNRNPFLDDPIFRRFFGVPGQQPEQMQRSLGSGVMVDASGLVVTNNHVIEGADQVKVSLADKREYEAEIVLKDSRTDLAVLRLKETNREKFAMLDFANSDQLQVGDVVLAIGNPFGVGQTVTHGIISALARTQVGITDYQFFIQTDAAINPGNSGGALVDMTGRLAGINTAIFSRSGGSQGIGFAIPANMVRVVVASAKSGGKAVKRPWLGARLQAVTPEIAETLGLKLPTGALVANVAPNSPAAKAGLKLSDLIVGIDGQAIDDANAFDYRFATRPLGGSAEIEVQRAGKPVKLTVPLETAPDTNRDEIVLTARSPFQGAKVANISPALADELHLDAGAEGVVVTELADDGTAANVGFQKGDIILAVNNEKIVRTSDLDKVSKAGSRIWRITLVRGGQQINVTLGG; from the coding sequence ATGCTCCGACCCGTCCGCTTCGCTGCCATATCCGCTCTGTGCACATTGGCTTTCATAGGGAATCTATCCCCGTCCGCGGCCCAGGACCGCCGCGTGCCGTCCTCGCAGGCCGAGCTCCAATTGTCCTATGCGCCGATCGTGCAGCGGGTGCAGCCGGCCGTGGTCAACGTCTACGCCGCCAAGACGGTGCAGAACCGCAATCCGTTTCTGGACGACCCGATCTTCCGCCGCTTCTTCGGCGTCCCGGGGCAACAGCCCGAGCAGATGCAGCGCTCGCTCGGCTCCGGCGTGATGGTCGATGCTTCCGGCCTCGTGGTCACAAACAATCACGTGATCGAGGGCGCCGACCAGGTGAAGGTCTCGCTCGCCGACAAGCGCGAATACGAGGCCGAGATCGTGCTGAAGGACAGCCGCACCGACCTCGCGGTGCTGCGGCTGAAGGAGACCAACAGGGAGAAGTTCGCGATGCTCGACTTCGCCAATTCGGACCAACTGCAGGTCGGCGACGTCGTGCTGGCGATCGGCAATCCGTTCGGCGTCGGCCAGACCGTGACGCACGGCATCATCTCGGCGCTGGCGCGCACGCAAGTCGGGATCACGGATTATCAATTCTTCATTCAGACCGACGCGGCGATCAATCCCGGCAATTCGGGCGGCGCGCTGGTCGACATGACCGGCCGGCTCGCCGGCATCAACACTGCGATCTTCTCGCGCTCCGGCGGTTCGCAGGGCATCGGCTTTGCAATCCCCGCCAACATGGTGCGCGTGGTGGTGGCCTCCGCCAAGAGCGGCGGCAAGGCGGTGAAGCGGCCATGGCTTGGCGCGCGGCTGCAGGCCGTCACGCCGGAGATCGCGGAGACGCTCGGGCTGAAGCTGCCGACCGGCGCGCTGGTCGCTAACGTCGCGCCGAACAGCCCGGCGGCGAAGGCCGGGCTCAAACTGTCCGATCTGATCGTCGGGATCGACGGCCAGGCTATCGACGATGCCAACGCGTTCGACTATCGCTTCGCGACCCGTCCGCTCGGCGGCAGCGCGGAGATCGAGGTGCAGCGCGCCGGCAAGCCGGTGAAGCTCACCGTGCCGCTGGAGACCGCGCCCGATACCAACCGCGACGAGATCGTGCTGACCGCGCGTTCGCCATTCCAAGGTGCCAAGGTTGCCAACATCTCGCCGGCGCTGGCCGATGAGCTGCATCTCGACGCCGGCGCCGAGGGCGTCGTCGTCACCGAGCTCGCCGATGACGGCACGGCTGCCAATGTCGGCTTCCAGAAGGGCGACATCATTCTCGCGGTCAACAATGAGAAGATCGTGCGGACCAGCGACCTCGACAAGGTATCGAAGGCGGGGTCGCGGATCTGGCGCATCACGCTGGTGCGCGGCGGCCAGCAGATCAACGTGACGCTCGGCGGATGA